A single region of the Caretta caretta isolate rCarCar2 chromosome 25, rCarCar1.hap1, whole genome shotgun sequence genome encodes:
- the LOC125627292 gene encoding mast cell protease 1A, with translation MERPQCLLLLLSLSYPLAHAGALRNQIVGGHEAKPHSRPYMAALKVSGDFGCGGFLVAPDWVMTAAHCMRDITVILGSHDIHKPEESQQVLGVETYYNHPEYNDILIANDILLLKLTAKAKLNKYVQVIPLPKTSSDVPTDTKCSMAGWGYIDKERVTNRLFETNVTIYSRRKCLSIYPNLNDGMLCASSFHHLKDSSQGDSGGPLICNGVAQGIVSFGYSFPPAVYTRIANYLPWIRKIMG, from the exons ATGGAGCGGCCCCAATGtctcctgctcctgctttccctgTCCTACCCCTTGGCCCATGCTG GTGCTTTGCGGAATCAGATTGTTGGGGGGCATGAAgccaagccccactccagacccTACATGGCAGCCCTGAAGGTTTCGGGTGATTTCGGCTGCGGGGGGTTTCTGGTGGCCCCGGATTGGGTGATGACCGCCGCTCACTGCATGAG GGATATCACCGTGATCCTGGGATCTCACGATATCCATAAGCCAGAGGAGTCTCAGCAGGTGCTGGGGGTTGAGACTTACTACAACCACCCTGAATACAACGACATCTTGATAGCTAATGACATCCTGCTGCTAAAG cTGACAGCGAAGGCCAAGCTGAATAAATACGTCCAGGTCATCCCTCTGCCCAAGACCAGCAGCGACGTCCCCACCGACACCAAGTGCAGCATGGCAGGATGGGGCTACATTGACAAAGAGAGGGTCACCAACCGGCTCTTTGAGACCAACGTCACCATCTACAGCCGCAGGAAATGCCTCAGCATCTACCCCAACCTCAATGATGGCATGCTATGTGCCAGCAGCTTCCACCACCTCAAGGACTCCAGCCAG GGGGATTCCGGGGGGCCTCTGATCTGCAACGGGGTGGCACAGGGAATTGTTTCCTTTGGCTACAGCTTCCCTCCTGCCGTCTACACCCGTATTGCCAACTACCTTCCGTGGATCAGAAAGATCATGGGCTAG